The following proteins are encoded in a genomic region of Helicobacter macacae MIT 99-5501:
- a CDS encoding ABC transporter ATP-binding protein, with product MESISVKNLSFSYGKSPILQDISFAVRSGDFVGILGANGSGKSTLIKNILGFLAPAKGEIEILGKNIKEYDIKSLASLIGFVPQKSAINSPLLVMDFLLMGRYSALKKAFGDYDSHDKSQVESVARDLDIERFLERDILSLSGGEFQRVLLGRALLKNPKILLLDEPTSALDMSYALELLGLCEGLLSRSIAIIAVLHDLNLASLFCKNIILLKDGQIYAQGSPKELFTPKILQEVYGLDCKVIYEVAYGKEIPFVLPLKPNKENQQ from the coding sequence ATGGAATCCATATCTGTAAAAAATCTAAGTTTTTCTTATGGCAAAAGCCCGATTTTGCAAGACATTAGCTTTGCCGTGCGAAGTGGGGATTTTGTAGGGATTTTGGGTGCAAATGGCTCGGGCAAAAGCACGCTTATAAAAAACATACTAGGATTTTTAGCCCCTGCCAAAGGCGAGATAGAGATTTTGGGCAAAAACATAAAAGAGTATGACATAAAATCCCTAGCTTCCCTTATCGGCTTTGTCCCTCAAAAATCCGCCATAAACTCTCCACTGCTTGTAATGGACTTTTTGCTTATGGGGCGATATAGTGCGCTTAAGAAGGCGTTTGGCGACTATGATAGCCACGACAAATCACAAGTAGAATCAGTAGCTAGGGATTTGGATATAGAGCGGTTTTTAGAGCGTGATATTTTAAGCCTTAGCGGTGGGGAGTTTCAGCGTGTCCTACTTGGCAGGGCACTGCTAAAAAATCCAAAGATTTTGCTACTAGATGAGCCAACAAGCGCACTAGATATGAGCTATGCGCTAGAATTGCTAGGGCTTTGTGAGGGACTTTTATCACGCAGTATCGCTATCATAGCAGTCCTGCACGATTTAAATCTCGCCTCGCTTTTTTGCAAAAATATCATCTTGCTAAAAGATGGGCAAATCTACGCGCAAGGTAGCCCAAAAGAGCTTTTTACCCCTAAGATTTTACAGGAAGTGTATGGGCTAGATTGCAAAGTGATTTATGAAGTAGCTTACGGCAAAGAAATTCCATTTGTCCTACCTCTAAAACCAAATAAGGAGAATCAACAATGA
- a CDS encoding FecCD family ABC transporter permease: MQPPQTKQATTKTPTRHSHKRVWILSVCIALGFCLCGLVALVFGDSDEVWGVARLCRAIFGIDFGYFSKAFDFSPPVNENLDSRILWEVRMPRILLAVLIGALLASSGAVTQSIFANPIADPYIIGIASAATFGAVLAHFIGLDDVYYGVVGFVCCATFSLLIFALQERTNITTLLIIGIAISSFLGAISSLFMYIIGESSFKIIAWLMGYLGLSAWYKVWILSAVLVVCLGYFYAHRNGLNIILSGDEEAKNLGLDAKKLKRNLLIISSLSVSFGVAFSGLIGFVGLIIPHIVRLALRDYSNALVLPLCSALGGLFLLFCDTIARSVQSFEIPIGIITAFFGAPIFLYLALKSARL; this comes from the coding sequence ATGCAGCCACCACAAACCAAGCAAGCCACCACAAAAACACCCACCCGCCACAGCCACAAGCGCGTTTGGATTTTGAGCGTTTGTATTGCGCTAGGATTTTGTCTATGTGGCTTGGTGGCACTTGTGTTTGGCGATAGTGATGAGGTGTGGGGAGTGGCTAGGCTTTGCAGGGCGATTTTTGGCATAGATTTTGGATATTTTAGCAAAGCATTTGATTTTAGCCCGCCTGTAAATGAGAATTTGGATTCTAGGATTTTGTGGGAAGTGAGAATGCCTAGAATCCTCCTAGCAGTGCTTATCGGTGCGCTTCTAGCTTCATCTGGCGCGGTTACGCAGAGCATCTTTGCAAACCCAATCGCAGACCCATATATCATCGGTATCGCTTCTGCTGCGACTTTTGGGGCGGTGCTAGCGCATTTTATCGGGCTTGATGATGTGTATTACGGTGTGGTTGGGTTTGTATGCTGTGCTACATTCTCACTACTTATCTTTGCCCTGCAAGAGAGGACAAATATCACTACGCTGCTAATCATTGGCATCGCCATTAGCTCGTTTTTGGGTGCGATTAGCTCGCTATTTATGTATATCATCGGTGAGTCAAGCTTCAAAATCATCGCGTGGCTTATGGGCTATCTGGGATTGAGTGCGTGGTATAAAGTGTGGATTTTAAGCGCGGTGCTTGTGGTGTGTCTAGGGTATTTCTACGCCCATAGAAATGGACTAAACATAATCCTAAGTGGCGATGAGGAGGCAAAAAATCTAGGATTAGATGCAAAAAAGCTAAAGCGAAATCTACTCATCATCTCTAGCTTAAGTGTGAGCTTTGGCGTGGCTTTTAGCGGGCTTATCGGCTTTGTGGGGCTTATTATCCCTCACATTGTTCGGCTTGCCCTGCGCGATTATAGCAATGCTCTTGTCCTGCCACTATGCAGCGCACTTGGTGGGCTATTTTTGCTTTTTTGCGACACTATCGCGCGAAGTGTGCAATCATTTGAGATTCCCATAGGAATCATCACAGCGTTTTTTGGTGCGCCTATATTTTTGTATCTCGCGCTAAAGTCAGCTAGGCTTTAG
- a CDS encoding enoyl-ACP reductase: MKGKTLVISGATRGIGKAILYKFAQNGVNVAFTYNKNEEEASKIASDVESKYGIKARFYPLNVLEPEQYVELFSKIDADFSRVDFFVSNAIIYGKSVAGGFGPFMRLRPRGLNNIYTATVLAFVVGAQEAAKRMKEVGGGAIVSLSSTGNLVYMPNYAGHGNSKNAVETMVKYAAAELGEWGIRVNAVSGGPIDTDALRAFPDYAEVRAKVEEQSPLNRMGTPQDLAGAAYFLCDNAQSAWLTGQTIVIDGGTTFK, translated from the coding sequence ATGAAAGGCAAGACGCTTGTCATAAGTGGAGCGACAAGAGGCATAGGCAAGGCGATTTTGTATAAATTCGCCCAAAACGGCGTGAATGTGGCTTTCACTTACAACAAAAACGAAGAAGAAGCAAGCAAAATCGCTAGCGATGTAGAATCCAAATACGGCATAAAAGCGCGATTTTACCCGCTAAATGTGCTTGAGCCAGAGCAGTATGTTGAGCTTTTTAGCAAGATTGATGCGGATTTTTCACGCGTGGATTTTTTTGTCTCCAATGCAATCATTTATGGCAAAAGCGTGGCAGGCGGGTTTGGTCCTTTTATGCGATTGCGTCCAAGAGGACTCAATAATATCTACACTGCTACCGTGCTAGCGTTTGTCGTAGGTGCGCAAGAAGCGGCAAAGCGAATGAAAGAAGTAGGAGGCGGGGCAATCGTGTCGCTAAGCTCTACGGGCAATCTCGTGTATATGCCAAACTACGCAGGGCACGGCAACTCTAAAAACGCCGTAGAAACAATGGTGAAATACGCAGCAGCCGAGCTAGGCGAATGGGGAATCCGCGTAAATGCCGTAAGTGGTGGTCCTATCGATACAGACGCGCTTAGGGCATTCCCAGACTATGCCGAAGTGCGAGCCAAAGTCGAGGAACAATCCCCGCTAAATCGAATGGGGACGCCACAAGATTTGGCAGGTGCGGCGTATTTCCTCTGTGATAATGCCCAAAGTGCGTGGCTCACAGGACAAACAATCGTAATTGATGGTGGCACGACATTTAAGTAG
- the dapA gene encoding 4-hydroxy-tetrahydrodipicolinate synthase, with translation MMQGAMSALITPFKDGKVDEATFMSLLRRQIRCGMDACVPVGTTGESATLSHSEHKQCIEMAVSVCKGSKTKVLAGAGSNATSEAIELAKFAQECGADGILCVSPYYNKPSQEGLYQHYKAVAKSVEIPLVLYNVPSRTGVNIETSTAIRLFEEVPNITAIKEASGSMERIIELNTHAQGLAIFSGEDAINYPILANGGKGVISVTGNLLPDKIAQLTHYALEGKILESKAINNELYDINSVLFCESNPIPIKAAMFLSGLIPTLEYRLPLVAPSVENMRLIEQILQQYEVCK, from the coding sequence ATGATGCAAGGAGCGATGAGTGCGCTTATCACGCCATTTAAAGACGGCAAGGTAGATGAAGCGACATTTATGAGCCTGTTGCGCAGACAAATCCGCTGTGGAATGGACGCGTGTGTGCCTGTGGGGACTACGGGAGAATCCGCCACACTAAGCCACAGCGAGCATAAGCAGTGCATAGAAATGGCAGTAAGCGTCTGCAAAGGAAGCAAGACAAAAGTCCTAGCAGGAGCGGGGAGTAATGCCACAAGCGAGGCTATCGAGCTAGCCAAATTTGCCCAAGAGTGTGGGGCTGATGGCATACTATGCGTATCGCCCTACTACAATAAGCCAAGCCAAGAGGGGCTATATCAGCACTACAAAGCCGTAGCGAAGTCCGTAGAAATCCCACTTGTGCTATACAATGTCCCCTCCCGCACAGGAGTAAATATCGAAACAAGCACAGCTATAAGGCTATTTGAAGAAGTGCCAAATATCACTGCGATAAAAGAAGCCAGCGGCTCTATGGAGAGAATCATCGAGCTAAACACCCACGCGCAGGGGCTAGCAATCTTTAGCGGAGAAGACGCTATAAACTACCCAATCCTAGCAAACGGCGGAAAAGGTGTAATCAGTGTAACGGGCAATCTTTTGCCAGACAAAATCGCCCAGCTCACACACTACGCGCTTGAGGGCAAAATATTGGAATCTAAAGCGATAAATAATGAACTTTATGATATAAATTCGGTATTATTTTGCGAAAGCAATCCTATACCTATCAAAGCTGCGATGTTTTTGAGCGGGCTTATACCCACACTAGAGTATCGGCTACCTTTGGTCGCTCCTAGCGTGGAAAATATGCGTTTGATTGAGCAGATTTTACAACAATATGAGGTGTGCAAATGA
- the rmuC gene encoding DNA recombination protein RmuC translates to MFDMLDISSWLLVLVAFICALALLKVKSLKSLLANTQNLLYSAQLEAKEKSQSLAQLEAKLESSNHFYAQALKDKSTQLDELKQNQKGELEKLEKRYENSLKTLKEELEKNLEIQKTALLNQNKVMLNKDSRELLEEIFTPLKKEMEGYSKNLIANEASLKENISHIFTYSRKLGEDANKLAQVLQGEKKVRGNFGELQLKAVLESSGLQEGVNYELQSSFSDDDSGVSKRFVPDAVVYFDTKSGIVIDSKFSLPNLPSADSTHSLDSNMGLESDSLPKGETPSDIQNLPNNSTNATNITNTTNPAPNALSNSLLQAQIAKNLKSRIDELAKKNYQRFRSSNPRFKNAKMHEFVLLFVPYQNILDMALEADAYIYQYAYQKGIYLTTPHTLFMALKTISIGWVHIQSDEKVQRAFEEIGRFYDKFASFYEDFERLKKTLKQAQNTSDEMETKINGKGGLSSRAETLKELGAKTKKSLPKIREAQDEDQDLDKLDKTKIIDNDEKWELVVDSKEIDELSQSRDMPEV, encoded by the coding sequence ATGTTTGATATGCTTGATATATCTTCTTGGCTACTTGTGCTTGTAGCTTTCATCTGCGCTCTAGCACTACTGAAAGTAAAATCCCTAAAATCACTCCTAGCAAATACCCAAAACCTACTCTACTCCGCACAGCTAGAAGCCAAAGAAAAATCCCAATCCCTAGCACAGCTAGAAGCCAAACTAGAATCCTCCAACCACTTCTATGCCCAAGCCCTAAAGGATAAATCAACCCAACTAGATGAGCTAAAGCAAAACCAAAAAGGCGAGCTAGAAAAGCTAGAAAAACGATATGAAAATAGCCTAAAAACACTCAAAGAGGAGCTAGAAAAAAACCTAGAAATCCAAAAAACTGCCTTGCTAAATCAAAACAAAGTAATGCTAAATAAAGATTCTAGGGAATTGCTAGAAGAGATTTTCACCCCGCTAAAAAAGGAAATGGAAGGCTATTCTAAAAACTTGATTGCAAATGAAGCAAGCCTAAAAGAGAATATCTCGCATATCTTTACCTACTCGCGTAAGTTGGGCGAGGACGCAAACAAGCTAGCCCAAGTCCTGCAAGGCGAAAAAAAGGTGCGGGGGAATTTTGGCGAGCTACAACTAAAAGCCGTGCTAGAATCAAGCGGTTTGCAAGAGGGGGTAAACTATGAACTTCAAAGTAGCTTTAGCGATGATGATAGTGGGGTAAGCAAGCGGTTTGTTCCCGATGCAGTGGTGTATTTTGATACCAAAAGCGGGATTGTGATAGATTCTAAATTTTCACTGCCAAATCTGCCAAGTGCGGACTCTACACATTCTTTAGATTCAAATATGGGGCTTGAGAGTGATTCTCTGCCAAAAGGCGAAACCCCAAGTGATATACAAAATCTACCAAACAATTCTACAAATGCCACAAATATCACAAACACTACAAATCCCGCACCAAACGCGCTCTCAAACTCGCTTCTACAAGCCCAAATCGCCAAAAATCTAAAATCTCGCATAGATGAGCTAGCAAAAAAGAACTATCAGAGATTTCGCTCTAGCAATCCTAGATTTAAAAATGCCAAAATGCACGAGTTTGTATTGCTTTTTGTGCCATATCAAAACATACTAGATATGGCATTGGAAGCGGACGCGTATATCTATCAATATGCTTATCAAAAGGGAATCTACCTCACCACGCCACACACGCTTTTTATGGCTCTAAAAACTATAAGCATAGGCTGGGTGCATATACAGAGTGATGAGAAAGTGCAGAGGGCGTTTGAAGAGATTGGCAGATTTTATGATAAGTTTGCTTCGTTTTATGAGGACTTTGAGCGGCTAAAAAAGACACTCAAGCAAGCCCAAAACACAAGCGATGAAATGGAGACAAAGATAAATGGCAAAGGTGGGCTTAGCTCGCGAGCAGAGACACTAAAAGAGCTAGGTGCAAAAACCAAAAAATCCCTACCAAAAATCAGAGAAGCTCAAGATGAAGACCAAGACTTAGATAAGCTGGACAAAACAAAAATCATTGATAATGATGAGAAATGGGAGCTAGTGGTAGACTCTAAAGAGATAGATGAGCTTAGCCAATCTAGGGATATGCCTGAAGTGTAG
- the galU gene encoding UTP--glucose-1-phosphate uridylyltransferase GalU, producing MIQKCLFPAAGYGTRFLPATKAMPKEMLPVLAKPLIQYGVEEALSAGCHTMAIVTGRGKRSIEDHFDISYELEHQIKGTDKEFLLNEVRSLITQCTFSYTRQNEMKGLGHAILTGETLIGNEPFAVILADDLCYNDGDGVLAQMTKLYAKHKCSIVAIEEVPLSEVDKYGVIAGEEISPNVYRVSKMIEKPSQKEAPSNLAVIGRYILTPDIFDILRVTPPGKKGEIQITDALMEQAKNGRVLAYKFQGKRYDCGSLDGFVEAINAFYQHQKANKQKDK from the coding sequence ATGATACAAAAATGTCTTTTTCCAGCAGCAGGCTATGGCACGCGCTTCCTCCCTGCTACAAAGGCTATGCCAAAAGAAATGCTCCCCGTGCTTGCAAAGCCACTTATCCAATACGGCGTAGAGGAAGCTCTAAGTGCTGGCTGTCATACGATGGCGATTGTTACGGGGCGGGGTAAGCGCAGTATCGAAGACCACTTTGACATAAGCTATGAGCTAGAGCACCAAATCAAAGGAACGGATAAGGAGTTTTTGCTAAATGAGGTGCGCTCTCTCATCACGCAATGCACTTTTTCCTACACTCGCCAAAACGAAATGAAAGGGCTTGGGCACGCGATTTTGACAGGGGAAACGCTCATAGGTAATGAGCCTTTTGCAGTGATTTTGGCTGATGACTTGTGCTACAACGATGGCGATGGCGTGCTAGCCCAAATGACAAAACTCTATGCCAAGCATAAATGCTCTATTGTCGCTATCGAGGAAGTGCCACTAAGCGAGGTGGACAAATACGGTGTAATCGCAGGGGAGGAAATCTCTCCAAATGTCTATCGCGTAAGCAAGATGATAGAAAAGCCAAGCCAAAAAGAAGCCCCATCAAATCTCGCAGTCATCGGCAGATATATACTCACACCTGATATTTTTGACATTTTGCGAGTAACGCCACCCGGCAAAAAGGGCGAAATCCAAATCACAGACGCGCTAATGGAGCAGGCAAAAAACGGACGCGTGCTTGCGTATAAATTTCAAGGGAAGCGATATGATTGCGGGAGCTTAGATGGGTTTGTCGAAGCGATAAATGCGTTTTATCAGCACCAAAAGGCAAACAAGCAAAAAGACAAATAG
- a CDS encoding TonB-dependent receptor, with product MNSNPSHRSNRHSYHKNPPNTTQKYKATNLPRIALSIIASSYLCSLNANPQATQNQPSQNQLEQNQAHSTQPAQPTQAQTTQTTQSITSTQDFPQSQSAQARQEAQASHTEQAGQGMQTEDKTQDTQEPPLDSTQKPTQATQSPSLDSTQHTQQSTDTPHTPPTPAQPKPPKSTQNPIETKELDRVVTTGSALASDIASIPGNVSIIDSKAISTQANTKITDIISKQAGVHIDNNTSFNPRPKVKIRGINYGTLVLLDGVILSDLEGEARILNQIFLNEVERVEIARGASSAVYGTGAIGGAINFITAMPKKLEIKANAGYGSAFIDGEADRNVASAYLSVGNAFLEKKLKVKIHGGFKRSEVYANSPAYVNATTMNGQTNSLSGYYIDNKGRYIIGTNGEREVNTYDIGIKASYELGERDELSATFRFSNHNYDTKNYKTYLRDTSGNPTYTINNQNYFIGSGQTGLGTYSHILASLNYLHSFDDGIFRIQASSLNLLSKWQDAENSDTNRNFSSGKGRGQDIDTSNNYLDFIYEDLHYDRQKFTLGAQFRYHHIVQTTPILTNWRDSSTRSGYYNKYGGETFIGSIYGSLNSLWVDSSKYGKFGSTLAGRFDNWVNFDNYIEDKENASNAELNRNFATTYLPIFSPNLALHYTPLLSSTTQQNLTLKTSVGYGFRMPTMREKYFFNFGSGSTEQRAHNPNLKHEQALSFEIGAQYQSKWINTSLYFYNIEMFDMIYQTGDGTQNTPIMRKNAGRARINGIEYALEIPIYRALAFSANYTLTNTQFLTNTSANPNQNTKGNALPAIPKHSANFTLSYAPKYGFYGSLWAHYTSAFFYDDANTRLWGSLYSYDEQFTLNAKAGYAFANGIDISAQFLNMTNNRYWDYYKVAGASFYLQIGYKL from the coding sequence ATGAACTCAAACCCAAGCCACCGCTCCAATCGCCACTCTTACCACAAAAACCCTCCAAACACCACCCAAAAATACAAAGCCACAAATCTACCCCGCATAGCCCTAAGCATAATCGCTTCTAGCTATCTGTGCTCGCTAAATGCCAATCCACAAGCCACACAAAATCAACCCTCGCAAAATCAACTTGAGCAAAATCAAGCACATTCTACCCAACCTGCGCAACCCACGCAAGCACAAACCACGCAAACTACACAATCCATAACAAGCACACAAGATTTTCCACAATCCCAAAGCGCACAAGCAAGACAAGAAGCCCAAGCAAGCCACACAGAGCAAGCGGGGCAAGGAATGCAAACAGAAGATAAGACGCAAGACACACAAGAACCCCCACTAGATTCCACACAAAAGCCCACACAAGCTACACAAAGCCCCTCACTAGATTCTACGCAACACACCCAACAATCCACCGACACGCCACACACACCGCCGACACCAGCACAGCCAAAGCCACCCAAATCCACCCAAAACCCCATAGAGACAAAAGAGCTTGATAGAGTGGTTACCACAGGTTCTGCGCTTGCAAGCGATATAGCTAGCATTCCGGGCAATGTCTCAATCATCGATTCTAAAGCGATTTCTACGCAAGCAAATACCAAAATCACAGACATTATCTCCAAGCAAGCAGGTGTCCATATCGACAACAACACCAGCTTCAACCCCCGCCCAAAGGTAAAAATACGCGGGATAAACTACGGCACGCTAGTCTTGCTAGATGGCGTTATACTTAGCGATTTGGAGGGCGAAGCTAGAATCCTAAACCAAATATTCCTAAACGAAGTAGAGCGAGTAGAAATCGCTAGAGGAGCGTCCTCTGCGGTGTATGGCACAGGCGCGATAGGTGGTGCGATAAATTTCATCACCGCTATGCCAAAAAAGCTAGAGATAAAGGCTAACGCAGGCTATGGAAGTGCTTTCATAGACGGCGAGGCAGATAGAAATGTCGCGAGTGCTTACTTAAGCGTGGGCAATGCCTTTTTGGAGAAAAAGCTAAAAGTGAAGATTCACGGAGGGTTTAAGCGAAGTGAAGTATATGCCAACTCGCCCGCTTATGTAAATGCCACAACGATGAATGGACAAACAAATAGCTTAAGTGGCTACTATATAGACAACAAAGGTAGATATATCATAGGCACAAATGGCGAAAGAGAGGTAAACACCTACGACATAGGCATAAAAGCTAGCTATGAGCTAGGAGAGAGAGATGAGCTAAGCGCGACATTTCGCTTCTCAAACCACAACTACGACACCAAAAACTACAAAACCTACCTAAGAGATACCAGCGGAAATCCCACCTACACCATAAACAACCAAAACTACTTCATCGGTAGCGGACAAACAGGGCTAGGCACTTACTCACACATACTAGCTAGCCTAAACTACCTCCATAGCTTTGATGATGGCATATTTCGTATCCAAGCCTCTAGTCTAAATCTCCTTAGCAAGTGGCAGGACGCAGAAAATAGCGATACAAATAGAAACTTCTCTAGCGGGAAAGGTAGAGGGCAAGACATCGACACAAGCAACAACTATCTAGACTTCATCTATGAGGATTTGCACTATGATAGGCAAAAATTCACGCTAGGAGCGCAGTTTCGCTACCACCATATAGTGCAGACAACGCCCATTCTTACAAATTGGCGTGATTCTAGCACAAGAAGTGGCTACTACAACAAATACGGAGGAGAAACATTCATAGGCTCAATATATGGCTCTCTTAATTCTCTTTGGGTAGATTCTAGCAAGTATGGCAAATTTGGCTCTACTCTAGCAGGCAGGTTTGATAATTGGGTAAATTTCGACAACTACATAGAAGACAAAGAAAATGCTAGCAACGCAGAGCTAAATAGAAACTTTGCCACCACCTACTTGCCTATCTTTAGTCCCAATCTAGCCTTGCACTACACTCCACTACTTAGCTCCACCACGCAGCAAAACCTTACCCTAAAAACTAGCGTAGGATATGGATTTCGTATGCCAACGATGAGAGAGAAATACTTTTTCAACTTCGGCAGTGGAAGCACTGAGCAAAGAGCGCACAATCCAAACCTAAAGCACGAGCAAGCACTAAGCTTTGAAATCGGTGCGCAATACCAAAGCAAATGGATAAACACAAGCCTTTATTTCTACAACATAGAAATGTTTGATATGATATACCAAACAGGCGATGGCACTCAAAACACGCCTATAATGCGAAAAAACGCAGGCAGAGCTAGAATCAATGGCATAGAATACGCCCTAGAGATTCCCATCTATCGCGCCCTAGCCTTTAGCGCAAACTACACGCTTACAAATACACAATTCCTAACCAACACAAGTGCTAACCCAAACCAAAACACCAAAGGCAACGCCCTCCCAGCTATCCCCAAACATAGCGCAAACTTCACTCTATCTTACGCACCAAAATACGGATTTTATGGCTCTTTGTGGGCACACTATACAAGCGCGTTTTTCTACGATGATGCAAACACAAGGCTTTGGGGTTCTCTTTATAGCTATGATGAGCAATTTACCCTAAACGCCAAAGCGGGCTATGCCTTTGCAAATGGGATTGACATATCCGCGCAATTTCTAAATATGACAAACAATAGATATTGGGACTATTATAAAGTAGCAGGGGCTAGCTTCTACCTCCAAATCGGCTACAAGCTGTAA